From a single Silene latifolia isolate original U9 population chromosome 6, ASM4854445v1, whole genome shotgun sequence genomic region:
- the LOC141588027 gene encoding uncharacterized protein LOC141588027 — translation MRKDAVDYANKCDAYQRHAPVSRTPASSNFTLALHEVGMDIVGTLPRAPRNNVYMLAMTSYFFKWIEAHSSSQVTENQVVSFSKRNIICRFGIPSEIICDNGSQFISHKSEAFVPGGIFHCKSLPPETLIQMDMLSLVTRSLWRT, via the coding sequence ATGCGTAAGGATGCTGTAGATTATGCAAATAAATGTGATGCTTATCAGAGACATGCCCCAGTCAGCAGAACCCCTGCATCCAGTAATTTCACCCTGGCCCTTCATGAAGTGGGGATGGATATTGTAGGAACATTGCCCAGGGCCCCAAGAAATAATGTCTACATGCTCGCCATGACGAGTTACTTCTTCAAGTGGATAGAGGCACATTCATCGTCTCAGGTTACCGAGAACCAGGTTGTATCTTTCAGTAAACGCAACATCATCTGTAGGTTTGGCATTCCATCTGAAATAATATGTGATAACGGATCTCAGTTTATTTCCCATAAGTCAGAAGCATTTGTGCCAGGTGGAATATTTCACTGCAAAAGTCTACCCCCAGAAACCCTCATTCAAATGGACATGTTGAGTCTAGTAACAAGATCACTATGGAGAACCTAA
- the LOC141588028 gene encoding protein FAR1-RELATED SEQUENCE 4-like yields the protein MSDLDSTESWEDFGENPIDYNPLFETTIDFETRDDAFNWAQKIAFENGFALVKANNGAKNRKKNGLLASYFRCKRHGKPKETDDLEKPRRSQKCSCKFRIRAVQNFVSKNDKETVVWNIVTSEGGGLHNHNVAVYKDGDRHFAGLDAEEKAYVRQQTLAGVQPRDIKNGLHLRSPDKPQPSSTQLYNETRKIKKEEMGERNTAQQMLALAVAAKYVHFYEISSEESKELTHIFMVHPEAIKLFRAYPYVVLMDSTYKTNIYQNPLIEMVGVTPTGSSFLIACAMIPKESDVNYQWLLRKLAAILDATGVASPAVFVTDRELGLISALEQVFPSRAFVV from the exons ATGTCGGATCTCGATTCAACG GAATCGTGGGAGGATTTTGGCGAGAATCCAAttgattacaacccgttgttcgaGACTACTATAGATTTCGAAACGCGTGACGATGCTTTCAATTGGGCTCAGAAAATCGCATTCGAGAATGGGtttgctttggttaaagcaaataaCGGAGCTAAAAATAGGAAAAAGAACGGGTTGTTGGCAAGTTATTTTCGATGTAAAAGACATGGTAAACCAAAAGAAACGGACGATCTTGAAAAGCCAAGGAGGTCGCAGAAGTGTTCATGCAAGTTTCGTATTCGTGCCGTTCAAAATTTCGTGTCTAAAAATGATAAAGAGACGGTGGTGTGGAACATTGTAACCTCCGAGGGTGGTGGACTACACAACCACAACGTAGCCGTTTATAAGGATGGGGATCGGCACTTTGCGGGATTGGACGCGGAAGAGAAGGCATATGTTAGGCAACAAACATTGGCCGGGGTTCAACCGAGGGATATTAAAAATGGTCTTCATTTGAGATCCCCCGATAAACCTCAACCGTCAAGCACCCAACTGTATAATGAAACAAGGAAAATTAAGAAAGAAGAAATGGGTGAAAGAAACACCGCTCAGCAAATGTTGGCTCTAGCGGTGGCAGCGAAATACGTGCACTTCTACGAGATTTCTTCCGAGGAGTCAAAAGAGTTGACTCACATTTTCATGGTTCATCctgaagcgattaagttgttcCGGGCTTATCCTTATGTGGTCCTCATGGATTCGACTTATAAAACCAACATTTACCAGAATCCACTCATTGAGATGGTTGGTGTGACACCCACGGGATCGTCCTTCTTAATTGCATGTGCGATGATTCCTAAGGAGTCTGACGTGAATTACCAGTGGCTGTTGAGAAAGTTAGCTGCGATTTTAGATGCCACCGGAGTTGCGTCCCCTGCTGTATTTGTCACCGACCGGGAATTGGGTTTGATCAGCGCTCTTGAGCAAGTATTTCCCAGCCGAGCATTTGTTGTGTAG
- the LOC141586775 gene encoding uncharacterized protein LOC141586775 yields MKAMMVSTEFHHLIWSANHKLATHSSFSDLSFRSQFKFGNSWNVANNNFNPIRAAAAAAAAAASPSLGASDYSEQLVGGQMKKKRRSVAGIDQEELLDPRHLADTDSCFCEFKGVDIHYKVCEAEQEIPNEVQENNSSQLANESRKIGLPMILLHGFGASTFSWHRVMKPFAQITGSKVLAFDRPAFGLTSRVSHPVQPQATNDTIPLNPYSMAFSVLATLYFIDFFSSKKAVLVGHSAGCLTAVEAYFESPDRVAALILVAPAILAPLSAEKAKKENQLEKENQVRESNSGSYQPSNPFLKLGQILSKVFVYISATIMQLLRGIVDIANSLYMKALAAILRSAIAVTLVRMIIDKFGISAIRNAWYDATQVNDHILHGYTKPLRTKNWDRALVEFTVAMLTDTQTKLKPPLQKRLQEIKCPVLLITGDSDRLVPAWNSVRLSRAISGSELEIIKNCGHLPQEEKPDELISIVAKFLQRIFSGEELCLQT; encoded by the exons ATGAAGGCAATGATGGTGTCAACTGAATTCCATCATTTAATTTGGAGTGCTAATCATAAATTAGCTACCCATTCTAGCTTCTCTGATTTGAGTTTTAGGTCGCAATTTAAGTTTGGGAATTCCTGGAATGTTGCTAACAACAATTTCAATCCTATTcgtgctgctgctgctgctgctgctgctgctgcttctCCTTCACTTGGTGCTTCTGATTATTCTG AGCAACTAGTTGGTGGACAAATGAAGAAAAAACGAAGGAGCGTAGCTGGGATAGATCAGGAAGAATTACTGGACCCAAGACACTTGGCGGATACAGATAGCTGTTTCTGTGAGTTCAAAGGTGTAGATATTCATTATAAAGTATGTGAAGCCGAACAAGAGATTCCAAATGAGGTACAGGAAAATAACTCTTCTCAGCTTGCTAATGAGAGCAGAAAGATTGGTCTTCCGATGATACTGTTACATGGCTTTGGTGCCTCTACTTTTTCTTGGCATCGAGTTATGAAACCTTTCGCACAGATTACTGGTTCAAAAGTTTTGGCCTTTGATAGACCAGCATTTGGGTTGACATCACGAGTCAGTCATCCAGTACAGCCTCAGGCGACCAATGATACAATACCTCTTAATCCTTATTCCATGGCATTTTCTGTGCTTGCAACTCTTTACTTCATCGACTTCTTTTCATCGAAGAAGGCTGTCCTTGTAGG GCATTCAGCTGGGTGTCTTACCGCGGTGGAAGCTTACTTCGAATCCCCTGACCGAGTAGCTGCTTTGATTCTAGTGGCACCAGCTATTCTGGCACCACTTTCTGCTGAAAAGGCTAAGAAAGAGAATCAACTAGAGAAGGAGAACCAAGTCCGAGAAAGCAACTCTGGTTCATATCAACCTTCAAACCCATTTCTGAAGCTTGGACAGATCTTGTCAAAAGTATTTGTCTACATTTCAGCAACGATTATGCAATTGCTGAGAGGAATAGTGGATATAGCAAATTCCTTGTACATGAAAGCATTGGCTGCAATACTGCGTTCTGCCATTGCTGTGACATTG GTGAGGATGATCATTGATAAGTTTGGTATCTCGGCCATCAGAAATGCGTGGTATGATGCTACTCAAGTTAACGACCATATTCTTCATGGCTACACAAAG CCACTACGGACCAAAAATTGGGACAGGGCTCTTGTGGAATTTACAGTAGCAATGTTGACAGatactcaaacaaaactgaagcctCCTTTGCAGAAAAGACTCCAAGAGATCAAATGTCCAG TGCTGCTAATTACGGGTGACAGTGACCGCCTTGTGCCTGCATGGAATTCTGTTAGGCTTTCCCGAGCAATATCCGGATCCGAGCTTGAGATTATTAAGAATTGTGGCCACTTGCCTCAGGAAGAAAAACCAGACGAGCTCATATCCATTGTTGCAAAATTCCTGCAAAGAATTTTTTCAGGAGAGGAACTATGCTTGCAAACTTGA